The following nucleotide sequence is from Aneurinibacillus soli.
ACCCGATCCAGTACTCCGGTTTTTTTCGTGGAAGAGCGGCCGGTGACCAGCAGTGCTTTTGTGCCATACTGGCACGCCACTTCCCCTGCTTTTTCGACCTCTCCTTTGCCGAAGTGAATGCGGGTTGGCATATGAACAGTAAAATTTAACAAAACACGTTCCCCCTTTGTATGGATACACTTTCTATACTACCCAACTATCCTTTTGATAAGCAAGGAGGGGAAGTATTATCAGAATAGTTGTCTGAAAATTCTGTGCGTGATACGATAGAAAGAAAAGGGGAACGACACCATGAGATGGACATTGCCTATTCACACAAACGGGGTGCTTCTATCAGTCTTTATTGGGCTGGTTGTGGGGCTTTTTATGTATGGTAAACCGGTCGAGAATACGATACACGTAGGAACGCCAAGCGGCAGCTTCCTGATTGAATCAGATCAGCTCGTACGCGGTCCACAGATGGAGATTGAAGCGACATTGCGTACGTATATGCTATCGAATTTCGGGATGCCACGCATGCGGGCGGCATGGTTTGAAGAGATTCAGGAATATCGTGCTGAAATTCATGAGAAGTCTGTCACCATTAAAGTCATGATGCTTGATTCCGCTTCACGTGAAGACGTACAGGCGGTATACAACGCCGTGCAAGGCTTTGCCAAAACACGTCTGCCCCAGTCGCTGCAGCCAGCTTATATCGTCGTGACGGATACATACAAAAAGGAGCGGCGTGATGCCACTCCCCTTAGATAAATGGACTAACCTGATAGCCTTCTCGTGCGAGCCGCTGCTCGATGCGGGTAATATGTGCTTGATTATTTGTTTCAAGCGACAGCTCTACTTCCGCCTGTCCGGGTACAATACGTGGGCTGATTCGATTATGGTTGATTGCGATCACATTGGCACGTTCCTCAGCGAGAATGCTGAGCAGTCGATTGAGATAGCCCGGTTTATCCTGAATCGTCGTGAAGAAGCGAACGTAGCGGCCTGATTCGATGAGACCGTGTTCAATAATGCGCGACATGAAGGTTATATCCACATTGCCGCCGCTTAAAATCACAGCGATTTTTTTGCCGGTAAACGGAACGCGTTTATAGAGGAGAGGAGCAAGAGCAGACGCTCCCGAACCTTCAACAAGCAGTTTACTCCGTTCAAGCAGATACAGCATCGTGCGGGAAATTTCAATATCTTCTACGAGAAAAATATCATCGACATACTGCTGTACGAGAGCAAAGGTGAGCGTTCCTGGCTTTTTAACTGCGATGCCGTCTGCAATTGTCCCGGTACTTGTCACGGGTGTTACGACACCTGCACTTCGTGAGGCATGCATGCCCGCGCAGGCAGCTGCCTGGACGCCGTATATTTTTACATCTGGCCGGATGGCTT
It contains:
- the ilvA gene encoding threonine ammonia-lyase gives rise to the protein MVTIESIRAARAQLAGIVRCTPLDYSTTFSRISGNELYLKLENLQKTGSFKVRGAYNKIASLTPEEKAHGVVAASAGNHAQGVAFSSAQAGIECTIVMPEGAPLSKAQATESYGAKVIRHGQSFDEALAHAYVVQQETGATFLHPFDDERIMEGQGTIGLEILEQLPDVDAIFCPIGGGGLIAGMAAAVKAIRPDVKIYGVQAAACAGMHASRSAGVVTPVTSTGTIADGIAVKKPGTLTFALVQQYVDDIFLVEDIEISRTMLYLLERSKLLVEGSGASALAPLLYKRVPFTGKKIAVILSGGNVDITFMSRIIEHGLIESGRYVRFFTTIQDKPGYLNRLLSILAEERANVIAINHNRISPRIVPGQAEVELSLETNNQAHITRIEQRLAREGYQVSPFI